A region of Thermococcus barossii DNA encodes the following proteins:
- a CDS encoding 2-oxoacid:ferredoxin oxidoreductase subunit beta has product MYLKSAYDIRDKYLRKDMLPTIFCPGCGIGSALQYTLRAIDDLGLNPDEIVWVSGIGCSSRVPGFVNFDGLHTTHGRALAFATGIKLANPDLKIIAFMGDGDAAAIGGNHFIHAIRRNLDVTVILINNFTYGMTGGQVAPTALKGLRGTTAPYGQFENPFDIADLAVSAGANYVARWSVFNYLQGINSIKKALQKEGFTLVEFLSPCPISFGRRNRMKTAPELLRWYQKITVPLAKAKKMSPEELEGKIVIGEFVDRDRPGLVREYEAYKKRAKKMMGWEE; this is encoded by the coding sequence ATGTACCTGAAGTCCGCTTACGATATTCGAGACAAGTACCTGAGGAAGGACATGCTCCCGACGATATTCTGCCCCGGCTGTGGGATAGGCTCGGCCCTACAGTACACGCTCCGCGCGATAGACGACCTCGGCCTCAACCCGGACGAGATAGTCTGGGTCAGCGGAATAGGCTGTTCCTCCCGCGTTCCCGGTTTTGTTAACTTCGACGGCCTCCACACGACCCACGGGAGGGCTTTGGCCTTTGCAACAGGCATAAAACTCGCCAATCCGGACCTCAAGATAATTGCCTTCATGGGCGACGGAGATGCCGCGGCAATAGGCGGAAACCACTTCATCCACGCCATAAGGAGGAACCTCGACGTCACGGTGATACTCATCAACAACTTCACCTACGGGATGACCGGCGGCCAGGTCGCACCGACCGCCCTGAAGGGCCTGCGCGGAACGACCGCTCCCTACGGCCAGTTTGAGAACCCCTTCGACATAGCTGACCTCGCTGTCTCTGCCGGAGCCAACTACGTGGCCAGGTGGAGCGTCTTCAACTACCTCCAGGGAATCAACAGCATAAAGAAGGCCCTTCAGAAGGAGGGCTTCACGCTGGTAGAGTTCCTCTCGCCGTGTCCGATAAGCTTCGGAAGGAGAAACAGGATGAAGACGGCTCCGGAGCTTCTCCGCTGGTACCAGAAGATAACCGTTCCGCTCGCAAAGGCGAAGAAGATGTCGCCGGAGGAGCTTGAGGGCAAGATAGTCATTGGCGAGTTCGTCGACAGGGACAGACCGGGGCTCGTGAGGGAGTATGAGGCCTACAAGAAAAGAGCGAAGAAGATGATGGGGTGGGAGGAATGA
- a CDS encoding 2-oxoacid:acceptor oxidoreductase subunit alpha: protein MRYPFPVGKSDFIQGDEAIARAAILAGCRFYAGYPITPASEIFEAMALYMPLVDGVSIQMEDELASMAAIIGASWAGAKAMTATSGPGFSLMQENIGYAIMTETPVVVVDVQRGGPSTGQPTLGAQGDIMQAIWGTHGDHMLIVLSPSTVQEAFDFTVRAFNLAERYRTPVVLLTDAEIAHMRERVYIPNPDEIEVVERKLPANEEEAKLPFGDPHGDGVPPMPIFGRGYRTYVTGLTHDEYGRPKTVDAEIHERLIRRIFNKILSHKDEIISYEKFMLDDAEIAIISTGIVSRSGVRAVKILREKGIKAGLLKLNTIWPFDFDMIEELAEQVEKIYVPEMNLGQLYHLVKEGANGKAEVELIPKIGGEVHTPMEIVERVVG from the coding sequence ATGAGATACCCCTTCCCGGTTGGTAAGAGCGACTTTATTCAGGGTGATGAGGCCATAGCGAGGGCAGCTATCCTCGCCGGCTGCCGCTTCTACGCAGGCTACCCGATCACGCCGGCCAGCGAGATATTCGAGGCTATGGCCCTCTACATGCCGCTGGTTGATGGTGTGAGCATACAGATGGAAGATGAGCTCGCCAGTATGGCGGCCATAATAGGCGCCTCCTGGGCCGGAGCGAAGGCGATGACCGCCACAAGCGGCCCGGGATTCTCGCTGATGCAGGAGAACATCGGCTACGCGATAATGACCGAAACCCCAGTCGTCGTCGTTGATGTCCAGCGCGGTGGACCCTCAACGGGACAGCCGACGCTGGGGGCGCAGGGAGACATAATGCAGGCCATATGGGGAACCCACGGTGACCACATGCTCATCGTCCTCAGTCCCTCCACCGTTCAGGAGGCCTTCGACTTCACGGTAAGGGCCTTCAACCTGGCCGAGAGGTACAGGACACCCGTGGTTCTGCTCACAGACGCGGAGATAGCCCACATGCGTGAAAGGGTTTACATCCCGAATCCCGACGAGATAGAGGTTGTCGAGAGAAAGCTTCCTGCAAATGAGGAGGAGGCTAAGCTTCCCTTCGGCGATCCCCACGGCGACGGAGTACCGCCAATGCCGATATTCGGGAGGGGATACAGAACCTACGTCACCGGCTTGACCCACGACGAGTACGGAAGGCCAAAAACGGTTGACGCCGAGATCCACGAGAGGCTCATAAGGAGAATATTCAACAAAATCCTCAGCCACAAGGACGAGATCATAAGCTACGAGAAGTTCATGCTTGACGATGCAGAGATAGCGATAATAAGCACGGGCATCGTTTCCCGCTCCGGCGTGAGGGCGGTTAAGATTCTCCGCGAGAAGGGAATCAAGGCGGGCCTGCTGAAGCTCAACACGATATGGCCCTTCGACTTCGACATGATTGAAGAGCTCGCGGAGCAGGTTGAGAAGATATACGTCCCGGAGATGAACCTCGGACAGCTCTACCACCTCGTCAAGGAAGGGGCCAACGGGAAGGCGGAGGTTGAGCTCATACCCAAGATAGGCGGCGAGGTTCACACTCCGATGGAGATAGTCGAGAGGGTGGTGGGCTGA
- the pfdA gene encoding prefoldin subunit alpha yields MAKVKRTPERIQDEIRSYLGEIEYLRSQVGVIDATISNLRTVDATLAYIKEKGEGKEIYIPLGSGIAIKGKIEKPDDVIMDVGAGILVGASIEEARENIEKRINALMELRLALLRKIEEDGRKVTELLKELEKMKPEEKKE; encoded by the coding sequence ATGGCGAAGGTAAAGAGAACCCCCGAGAGGATACAGGACGAGATAAGGAGCTACCTCGGCGAGATAGAGTACCTCAGGAGCCAGGTCGGGGTCATCGACGCAACCATAAGCAACCTCCGCACCGTCGATGCGACGCTTGCCTACATCAAGGAGAAGGGCGAGGGCAAGGAGATATACATCCCGCTCGGCAGTGGCATAGCCATCAAGGGCAAGATAGAGAAGCCTGACGATGTCATAATGGACGTGGGAGCCGGCATACTGGTTGGGGCGAGCATCGAGGAGGCGAGGGAGAACATCGAGAAGCGCATAAACGCCCTGATGGAGCTGCGCCTTGCCCTGCTCAGGAAGATAGAGGAGGACGGCAGGAAGGTCACGGAACTCCTCAAGGAGCTTGAGAAGATGAAGCCCGAGGAGAAGAAGGAGTGA
- a CDS encoding 2-oxoacid:ferredoxin oxidoreductase subunit gamma, with translation MQVRFAGIGGQGVVLAGVILGEAAAIEGLNVLQTQDYSSASRGGHSIADVIISKEPIYDVIVTEADVLVALAQLGYDTVKDELKKDGLLIVDTDLVKPDRDYLGAPFTRLAEENTGLALTVNMVALGYLVAKTGVVKKENVEEAIRRRVPKGTEEINIKAFRVGYEEGCR, from the coding sequence ATGCAGGTTAGGTTCGCAGGTATAGGCGGTCAGGGCGTCGTCCTGGCCGGGGTTATACTCGGAGAGGCGGCAGCCATAGAGGGTCTCAACGTCCTCCAGACCCAGGACTACAGCTCCGCGAGCAGGGGCGGTCACTCCATAGCGGATGTGATAATCTCGAAGGAGCCGATTTACGATGTCATTGTCACCGAGGCGGACGTTCTCGTTGCGCTCGCCCAGCTCGGCTACGACACCGTAAAGGACGAACTGAAGAAGGATGGGCTTTTGATAGTGGATACAGACCTCGTAAAGCCGGACAGGGACTACCTCGGTGCCCCCTTCACGAGGCTCGCCGAGGAGAACACGGGACTCGCTTTGACCGTTAACATGGTGGCTCTCGGTTATCTCGTGGCTAAGACCGGCGTTGTGAAGAAGGAAAACGTTGAGGAGGCCATAAGGAGACGCGTCCCGAAGGGGACCGAGGAGATAAACATCAAGGCCTTCAGGGTTGGTTATGAGGAGGGATGCAGATGA
- a CDS encoding 2-oxoacid:ferredoxin oxidoreductase subunit gamma has translation MRKEILFSGFGGQGVILASVILGRAAAVYEGLYAVQTQAYGPESRGGASKAEVVISDEPIDYPKTLHPDCAVFFSQEAYNKYLHTVKEGARIIVEEELVPHRDAEFEKKLNVIALPLTEIAEETTGLSLTMNILTLGILTAWTGVVSREAIEKAVLDAVPKGTEEINLRALHKGFELGEKAKSGEL, from the coding sequence ATGAGGAAGGAGATACTCTTCAGCGGCTTCGGCGGTCAGGGAGTTATACTCGCCAGCGTCATCCTCGGAAGGGCCGCGGCCGTTTACGAGGGGCTCTACGCCGTCCAGACCCAGGCCTACGGTCCCGAGTCCAGAGGCGGAGCAAGCAAGGCGGAGGTCGTCATAAGCGACGAGCCCATAGACTACCCCAAGACCCTCCACCCGGACTGCGCGGTGTTCTTCTCCCAGGAAGCGTACAACAAGTACCTCCACACGGTAAAGGAGGGCGCGAGAATCATTGTGGAGGAAGAGCTCGTCCCGCACCGCGATGCGGAGTTCGAGAAGAAGCTCAACGTGATAGCCCTCCCACTGACCGAGATAGCCGAAGAAACGACCGGCCTGAGCCTCACGATGAACATCCTCACCCTGGGAATCCTGACGGCCTGGACGGGAGTTGTCAGCAGGGAGGCCATAGAAAAGGCCGTTCTCGACGCCGTTCCCAAGGGGACCGAGGAGATAAACCTCAGGGCACTTCACAAGGGATTCGAACTTGGGGAGAAGGCTAAGAGTGGTGAGCTTTGA
- a CDS encoding 2-oxoacid:ferredoxin oxidoreductase subunit beta, whose amino-acid sequence MANEIYSTYPMVKYLRKEALPTALCPGCGGGTVLNAFANAIDQLKLDPKDLVVVSGIGCSAWIASPYFLADTLHTTHGRAIAFATGVKVGLPDKKVVVISGDGDLASIGGNHLLHAARRNIDITVILVNNFIYGMTGGQLAPTTPFGARTTTSPYRNIEHPLQISETIAAAGASYVARWTTAHVYQLIESIKKALNVRGFSLVEVISQCPVQYGRRNRMKEPAEMLRWFLKNSVPVSRAKNMSPEELEGKFVIGEFVNRERPEFVTELNKLIDEVQGHFGLKED is encoded by the coding sequence ATGGCGAATGAAATCTACTCAACCTACCCCATGGTTAAGTACCTCCGAAAGGAGGCCCTGCCCACGGCACTCTGTCCCGGCTGCGGCGGTGGAACCGTTCTCAACGCCTTTGCAAACGCAATAGACCAGCTCAAGCTCGACCCTAAAGACCTGGTTGTCGTCAGCGGCATAGGCTGTTCCGCCTGGATAGCCTCGCCCTACTTCCTCGCAGATACGCTTCACACGACCCACGGGAGGGCGATAGCCTTCGCGACCGGCGTCAAGGTCGGTTTGCCGGACAAGAAAGTCGTCGTCATAAGCGGCGACGGCGATCTGGCGAGCATAGGCGGGAACCACCTTCTGCATGCGGCGAGGAGGAACATAGACATAACGGTCATCCTCGTTAACAACTTCATCTATGGAATGACCGGAGGCCAGCTTGCCCCGACGACGCCCTTTGGAGCCAGAACCACTACCAGCCCCTACAGGAACATAGAACACCCTCTCCAAATCTCCGAGACGATAGCGGCAGCTGGGGCCAGCTACGTCGCCAGATGGACCACAGCTCACGTCTACCAGCTCATTGAGAGCATAAAGAAGGCCCTGAACGTCAGGGGCTTCTCGCTCGTCGAGGTTATCTCCCAGTGTCCGGTCCAGTACGGGAGGAGGAACAGGATGAAGGAGCCGGCCGAGATGCTCCGCTGGTTCCTCAAGAACTCAGTCCCGGTCAGCAGGGCGAAAAACATGTCACCTGAGGAGCTTGAGGGTAAGTTCGTCATAGGGGAGTTCGTGAACCGTGAAAGGCCGGAGTTCGTCACTGAACTTAACAAGCTGATAGACGAGGTTCAGGGGCATTTCGGCCTTAAGGAGGATTGA
- a CDS encoding prefoldin subunit, which produces MELVRAYEKELELQRLRELRASLELKLAEVNEAKKYLKSGDRKLYRLLSGLLVEVSGEEAREHLESIEMAYRRELERLKRREGEILEELQELKAHHS; this is translated from the coding sequence ATGGAGCTCGTGAGGGCGTACGAGAAGGAGCTTGAGCTCCAGAGGCTCAGGGAGCTGAGGGCCTCGCTGGAGCTCAAGCTGGCGGAGGTCAATGAGGCGAAGAAGTATCTTAAATCTGGGGACAGGAAGCTTTACCGCCTTCTCTCGGGCCTCCTGGTGGAGGTGAGCGGGGAAGAGGCGAGGGAGCACCTTGAGTCAATCGAAATGGCCTACAGGCGGGAGCTGGAAAGGCTGAAAAGAAGGGAGGGAGAGATACTCGAGGAGCTCCAGGAGCTCAAAGCTCACCACTCTTAG